Below is a window of Oscillospiraceae bacterium DNA.
AGGACGGTCAATAGAATCGGATTTACTTTAAAGCGGATGTTTGCCACCGCAGTCACGGCAAAGACTGCGACCAGAAAAATCGATATGGTTTCGAGCGGATTCGTGAAAATGGCAGACAAAACGGCATTGGGCTGCAGCAGCACGCTTGCGGCGATCGTCGCCGCACCTGCCGCAATCAAGCCGACTGCCGCCGGTTTACCGCCCGTGAGAAAGCCGTCCATGATTTTATTACCCCGATACTTCGCAATGAAGCGCATGATCAATGTCACAATGATGAACGAGGGTAAAATCACACCGAACGTTGCAAAAACCGCGCCGAAAACGCCCGCGTAAAGATATCCGACATAGGTCGCGGCATTGATTGCAATCGGTCCCGGAACCACCATGTCAAGAGCGTTCAGATCGGCCATTTGAGCTGCAGAGATTGAAAATTTATCAGCTTCGCCGATGATCATCGACAACATTGAATAGCCGCCGCCAAAACCGAAAATACCGATTTTAAAAAAGGAAACAAATAATTCAAATAACTTAATAATCATTTTTCGGCCTTCTTCTTCGATTTGATTCTCTGATAGAAATAGCCCGCAAAACCAGCCGCCAAAATGACAAAAGGCGCGCCGCCGTTCCAGAAAATCACCGCGGTAAAAGCCGCGAGCATCACGATGACCGAAAAAACGGTTTTGATATTATGCCGCCCGAGGGTGAATGCCGCGGCGAAAATCAAAGCTGCCGATGCAGCGCGAATCCCCCTGAAAGCACCGGCGACAGGTCCCTGCTGCGGGATAATATTCAACAAAATTGTTGCCGCAATCATGAGCGCAAACGCCGAAATGGTGGCGCCGAAACCGGCCGCGAGCATCCCGAGCGTACCGGCAGCACGCCTTCCTACAAAGGTCGCGCAATTCAAAGCGATTACACCCGGAAGGGACTGCGACAGCGTCGCGTATTCTAAAAAATCCTCACGCGGCATCATCTTATATTTGACAACAATATCGTTTTCGATGACCGGAAGCATGGCAAGCCCTCCTGCAAAAGTAAAAGTGCCTGCTTTAAAAAAAACGACGAATAGCTGCCACAGAATTTTTAATTTTATTTTTCCCATGATTTATAAAAATCTCCCGAAATAAAGCTAAAAGACCCGCATGGAAAGTCTGTATCTATTTTAACATATTAACTGTCGTTTTCAAAGGTATTATACAGATGTGTTACGAAGTGTAGTTGTTACAATCATTTCTTAACTATGCATTTTGAATTTTGTTATCTCTTGTCGAAATCCTGCTCATGTTGACCTGCAGATACCGGTTACATTACTTTAGTAAAAACGTTTGCCGCACATTTATCCGACGGACGTTTTTAAACAAAAAATCATTTCACGCCTATTCGCATACGATAACCAAAATCCACTTCAAATTTGCGGTCGCCGAATAGGTTTTGCATGGTCTCAATCAATTTTTCCAAATCAGCTGAAATTAAACCGGGGGTTTGTTTGATAATACTCTGCAGTCCGCCCTGACTCAGGGCGATACCGATAAAACGATCGGCGTCGCAGGGCTCGGTGTTGGAAAAGATGACTTCGCGTGTGTAACGGAAAAAACCGGTGTTTGTGATGTTTTGTAAATGTTTGTCTTTATCCCATCGAACAAAGCCGTTTTTGAAATCAAAATTTTTTTCTTCAATACGGGATACTGCGTCTGACAACTCCATGTAAGCCTTTTCGGCTTGCCAACCGCAGACCGGCGGCCAATCGCAGTCAACTGCTGCAAAGACGCCGTTTTTCTTTAAGATTCGGTCAACTTCTTTTAATGTCAAGTCCGGGTTCATCCAGTGAAACGACTGCGAACAGATCACCACATCCGCACAGTCGGATTCAAGAACTGTTTCGTGTCCGAAAGCCTTAATAAATGAGATGTTTTTGTCCGCTTTTTGTTCGGCAACAGCACGCATATCGTCATTCGGCTCGACCCCGATTACCTGTTCGCAGTGATCTTTCCAAATTTCTGTTGAAAGACCGGTTCCGCTGCCCAGATCGACCACAAGTCCCGGTTTTTTCCCAAGATACTGTGTGATAACTTCGACCGGATAAAGCGGCATCTGCGGCCGCACCTGATCGTAAGCGTTTGCAAATCCGGAAAAACGGTCGGCGTTTTTTGTGGATATGTCCATACCTTGCCTCTTTCCGCTTTAAAAATTTCTTAATAAATATGAATTCTTCTTGCCGGTATACGTGATTAGCAGGGATTCAATGTGGGAATAGTCCCATTCCCCTTGCAGGAATTATCTCCCCAGTGAAAAAATGCTTTTAGATATAAAAAACACCTGCAAGTTGCAAGTGCTTTTTTTGGTCGGAGTGATGTGATTCGAACACACGGCCTCTTGGTCCCGAACCAAGCGCTCTACCAAACTGAGCCACACCCCGATAATTGAACCTGCGTTGTTGACGCAGGTCGTTTGTCACGCCGGATCTGAAGTACTTATGCGTTAATTATGCACCCACTGATAATAAAGTGTACGCCGCGTGAATCCCTTTGTCCGGTCTGCACGATATTAACGCGTTCTGAAACGGGCACTGCCCGTTGGCTGCGGAAGAAGGACTTGAACCCTCACAAACAGAGTCAGAGTCTGCCGTGCTACCATTACACAATTCCGCAATGGCAACGGTAATTTTATCACACCCCACCTTCTTTGTCAACAGCCCGATAGACATTTTTTCGATTTTTCAAGGTTGTCTTTTACAATCTGTTATGATAAAATGAGAACTGCCTGGAGGACTGATTATGAAGACAGTACCGTTATGCAAGATGAAAAACATCGCGCCGCTGTTTTCGTGGAGCGATGATAAATTGATCGTGTCCTGCCTGCAGGGACACAGCGGTAAAGCGTTTACCGATGACCCGGATTTTCCGACAGCAGCGTTGATCGTCAACTTCGGCTTTTCGTTTGTCGGTGGAAATCCCGCCAGCGTTCAAGCCGTTGAACTTTTGAAATTCGTACCGGCCGGAACCGAATTAATCCCTCAACCGAATTGGGTTGAGATGATCGAAAACATCCTCGGCCCGAGAGCACAAAGAAGAACGCGTTATGGTTTTAAAAAGGAGCCGGGCGTTTTTAATCGGGGATTGCTTGAAAGATATGCTGCTGATCTGCCCGACGGATTTTACATAAAACCCATCGATGAAACGATTTATGATCTTTTAAACAAGGAGAGCAGTTTATTGGGACTCATTGAAAACTTCCCCTCGAAATCGGAGTTCTTGTCAAAAGGTTTCGGCATTGCCGCAATGTATAACAGCAGACCCATTGCAGGCGCATCGTCTTATATCGTCTATGACGACGGAATTGAAATTGAGATTGAAACCAAACCGGAATACCGGCGCAGAGGGCTGGCTTCGGCCTGCGGCGCACAGCTGATTTTAGAATGCCTTGATAAAGGTATTTACCCGAGTTGGGATGCGGCGAATATGCCTTCTTGCCTGCTGGCACAGAAACTGGGTTATGCCTTCGCAGGTGAATATCGTTCTTATTCCATCGGCTGAAAGTTTGAAAAATATTGTCAAATTCCGGAGTTTTATTCTTCTTGGTATAGTCAAAAGTATAAAACATCCATAACCTAAAGGATGATTACTAAAATGAAAAAAACGCTTTCCCTTATCCTTTCCCTGATGCTCTTAGCCACCGGCTGCGCGTTTATTTCGCTTCCCGGGGAAACCGATTCCACCTCTGTTTCGCCTTCATCGTCTTTAGGTTCTTCCTATACCCCACCGGTCGTCTCTCAAACCTTTGAGCGCGACCCGAGCGAGTCGGAGGGTTTCACCGGCAGTTGGGTGGTCAACACCGAATATACCCGCGAAAAGGTAATTGCCGGGCAGTTTACAGCCGAGACCAATGCAGGCGGCGCAAAGGAGTTCGCTTTAAGTTTTGTCAAAGCCAATCTCGCGCCGTTCGGCGTCGTTGATATCAATATCGGCGATTTCAGCGTTTCTGCGCATACAGGCATCGACAGCGGTATTTTTTATAAAGACGCGGGTGTCTATCTGGCTGAATATCCGATTAATTTTAAAACGGTCTCGGAGGTTCCGGGGATTGAAAATCAAACCTATCTGGCCGATGAACAGAAGTTTGAATGCCTGATCTGGATTCAGGTTGTTTTAAAGCAAAATGCGTCGAGTTGCCTTTTACTCGGTTTCGTGACCAATCAGGACGAGCGCATTTCCACTTATAAGCAGCTGTACGAGTTCTTATGTGAGGATCTTTCTTACGATAAAACGTTTTATACGCCGCCGAAGACCTTTGAATCCCCGGATGCGGTGTCTGTCTCCAAAATCCTCGGCAACCATAAAATTTCAAGTGCTTTGACGCTTGATAACGGCAATATTGCAATGCTTCTGTATGAAGTCGACGAGTCTGACCCGGTCAGCAAGGTTCAGTATTATTTGAAGATTTTTAAACCAGATTTTAAAACAGCCGTCAATTTCATCAAGCTTTGGAAAGGACATGCCGATGTCGGTCTT
It encodes the following:
- a CDS encoding methyltransferase domain-containing protein, giving the protein MDISTKNADRFSGFANAYDQVRPQMPLYPVEVITQYLGKKPGLVVDLGSGTGLSTEIWKDHCEQVIGVEPNDDMRAVAEQKADKNISFIKAFGHETVLESDCADVVICSQSFHWMNPDLTLKEVDRILKKNGVFAAVDCDWPPVCGWQAEKAYMELSDAVSRIEEKNFDFKNGFVRWDKDKHLQNITNTGFFRYTREVIFSNTEPCDADRFIGIALSQGGLQSIIKQTPGLISADLEKLIETMQNLFGDRKFEVDFGYRMRIGVK
- a CDS encoding chromate transporter, yielding MGKIKLKILWQLFVVFFKAGTFTFAGGLAMLPVIENDIVVKYKMMPREDFLEYATLSQSLPGVIALNCATFVGRRAAGTLGMLAAGFGATISAFALMIAATILLNIIPQQGPVAGAFRGIRAASAALIFAAAFTLGRHNIKTVFSVIVMLAAFTAVIFWNGGAPFVILAAGFAGYFYQRIKSKKKAEK
- a CDS encoding chromate transporter; amino-acid sequence: MIIKLFELFVSFFKIGIFGFGGGYSMLSMIIGEADKFSISAAQMADLNALDMVVPGPIAINAATYVGYLYAGVFGAVFATFGVILPSFIIVTLIMRFIAKYRGNKIMDGFLTGGKPAAVGLIAAGAATIAASVLLQPNAVLSAIFTNPLETISIFLVAVFAVTAVANIRFKVNPILLTVLAGIAGAFLAK
- a CDS encoding GNAT family N-acetyltransferase; this translates as MKTVPLCKMKNIAPLFSWSDDKLIVSCLQGHSGKAFTDDPDFPTAALIVNFGFSFVGGNPASVQAVELLKFVPAGTELIPQPNWVEMIENILGPRAQRRTRYGFKKEPGVFNRGLLERYAADLPDGFYIKPIDETIYDLLNKESSLLGLIENFPSKSEFLSKGFGIAAMYNSRPIAGASSYIVYDDGIEIEIETKPEYRRRGLASACGAQLILECLDKGIYPSWDAANMPSCLLAQKLGYAFAGEYRSYSIG